In Ovis canadensis isolate MfBH-ARS-UI-01 breed Bighorn chromosome 3, ARS-UI_OviCan_v2, whole genome shotgun sequence, one DNA window encodes the following:
- the CSNK1E gene encoding casein kinase I isoform X4: MELRVGNKYRLGRKIGSGSFGDIYLGANIASGEEVAIKLECVKTKHPQLHIESKFYKMMQGGVGIPSIKWCGAEGDYNVMVMELLGPSLEDLFNFCSRKFSLKTVLLLADQMISRIEYIHSKNFIHRDVKPDNFLMGLGKKGNLVYIIDFGLAKKYRDARTHQHIPYRENKNLTGTARYASINTHLGIEQSRRDDLESLGYVLMYFNLGSLPWQGLKAATKRQKYERISEKKMSTPIEVLCKGYPSEFSTYLNFCRSLRFDDKPDYSYLRQLFRNLFHRQGFSYDYVFDWNMLKFGASSSQAQPRDSEAVALPSPRPCPCAGPANPPVYWCPAPLGTQGPPHRPVEEVEELPPQNYWPVVWTAGPQF; encoded by the exons ATGGAGCTGCGTGTGGGGAATAAGTACCGCCTGGGCCGGAAGATTGGGAGCGGGTCCTTTGGAGACATCTACCTAG GTGCCAATATCGCCTCTGGTGAAGAAGTCGCCATCAAGCTGGAGTGTGTGAAGACGAAGCACCCCCAGCTGCACATCGAGAGCAAATTCTACAAGATGATGCAGGGGGGAG TGGGGATCCCATCCATCAAGTGGTGCGGGGCCGAGGGGGACTACAACGTGATGGTCATGGAGCTGCTGGGGCCCAGCCTCGAGGACCTCTTCAACTTCTGCTCCCGCAAGTTCAGCCTCAAGACCGTGCTGCTCCTGGCTGACCAGATG atcAGCCGCATTGAGTACATCCACTCCAAGAACTTCATCCACCGGGACGTCAAGCCTGACAACTTCCTCATGGGGCTGGGGAAGAAGGGCAACTTGGTGTACATCATTGACTTCGGCCTGGCCAAGAAGTACCGGGACGCCCGCACCCATCAGCACATCCCCTACCGGGAAAACAAGAACTTGACTGGCACTGCCCGCTACGCCTCCATCAACACCCACCTGGGCATCG AGCAAAGCCGTCGAGACGACCTGGAGAGTCTGGGCTACGTTCTCATGTACTtcaacctgggctccctgccctgGCAGGGCCTCAAAGCGGCCACCAAGCGCCAGAAGTACGAGCGGATCAGCGAGAAGAAGATGTCGACGCCCATCGAGGTCCTCTGTAAAGGCTACCCCT CCGAGTTCTCCACATACCTCAACTTCTGCCGTTCGCTGCGGTTCGACGACAAGCCCGACTACTCCTACCTGCGCCAGCTCTTCCGCAACCTCTTCCACCGGCAGGGCTTCTCCTACGACTACGTCTTCGACTGGAACATGCTCAAATTC GGGGCTTCCTCgagccaggctcagccccgcgACAGCGAAGCTGTTGCactgcccagcccccgcccctGTCCCTGTGCCGGGCCGGCGAACCCACCCGTGTACTG GTGCCCGGCGCCCCTGGGCACCCAGGGCCCTCCACATAGGCccgtggaggaggtggaggagctgCCCCCCCAAAACTACTGGCCTGTGGTCTGGACTGCAGGGCCCCAGTTCTGA
- the CSNK1E gene encoding casein kinase I isoform X1, translated as MELRVGNKYRLGRKIGSGSFGDIYLGANIASGEEVAIKLECVKTKHPQLHIESKFYKMMQGGVGIPSIKWCGAEGDYNVMVMELLGPSLEDLFNFCSRKFSLKTVLLLADQMISRIEYIHSKNFIHRDVKPDNFLMGLGKKGNLVYIIDFGLAKKYRDARTHQHIPYRENKNLTGTARYASINTHLGIEQSRRDDLESLGYVLMYFNLGSLPWQGLKAATKRQKYERISEKKMSTPIEVLCKGYPSEFSTYLNFCRSLRFDDKPDYSYLRQLFRNLFHRQGFSYDYVFDWNMLKFVSLLQAEAGVAAWAGRASVTLWWAGLPEAGSCEPDGARDPHSSLIRADGLCRRSQRGPGGALPPSGPRRARLGVLDAWVSRARMALVGPPTVLILACSVLLLVPCACQLAAFAESPLASLDPFIVASFPLIVAHWVLLGISLLSLS; from the exons ATGGAGCTGCGTGTGGGGAATAAGTACCGCCTGGGCCGGAAGATTGGGAGCGGGTCCTTTGGAGACATCTACCTAG GTGCCAATATCGCCTCTGGTGAAGAAGTCGCCATCAAGCTGGAGTGTGTGAAGACGAAGCACCCCCAGCTGCACATCGAGAGCAAATTCTACAAGATGATGCAGGGGGGAG TGGGGATCCCATCCATCAAGTGGTGCGGGGCCGAGGGGGACTACAACGTGATGGTCATGGAGCTGCTGGGGCCCAGCCTCGAGGACCTCTTCAACTTCTGCTCCCGCAAGTTCAGCCTCAAGACCGTGCTGCTCCTGGCTGACCAGATG atcAGCCGCATTGAGTACATCCACTCCAAGAACTTCATCCACCGGGACGTCAAGCCTGACAACTTCCTCATGGGGCTGGGGAAGAAGGGCAACTTGGTGTACATCATTGACTTCGGCCTGGCCAAGAAGTACCGGGACGCCCGCACCCATCAGCACATCCCCTACCGGGAAAACAAGAACTTGACTGGCACTGCCCGCTACGCCTCCATCAACACCCACCTGGGCATCG AGCAAAGCCGTCGAGACGACCTGGAGAGTCTGGGCTACGTTCTCATGTACTtcaacctgggctccctgccctgGCAGGGCCTCAAAGCGGCCACCAAGCGCCAGAAGTACGAGCGGATCAGCGAGAAGAAGATGTCGACGCCCATCGAGGTCCTCTGTAAAGGCTACCCCT CCGAGTTCTCCACATACCTCAACTTCTGCCGTTCGCTGCGGTTCGACGACAAGCCCGACTACTCCTACCTGCGCCAGCTCTTCCGCAACCTCTTCCACCGGCAGGGCTTCTCCTACGACTACGTCTTCGACTGGAACATGCTCAAATTCGTGAGTCTCCTGCAGGCTGAGGCGGGCGTGGCGGCCTGGGCCGGGAGGGCCAGCGTGACCCTGTGGTGGGCGGGGCTCCCGGAAGCAGGGAGCTGCGAGCCGGACGGCGCACGTGACCCCCACTCCAGCCTCATCCGTGCAGACGGCCTGTGCCGCCGCAGTCAGCGGGGCCCAGGTGGGGCGCTGCCTCCCAGTGGACCCAGGAGGGCCCGCCTGGGCGTCCTGGACGCCTGGGTGAGCAGGGCCCGGATGGCACTGGTGGGCCCCCCCACTGTCTTGATCCTGGCCTGCAGCGTCTTGCTCTTGGTGCCCTGCGCGTGCCAGCTGGCGGCCTTCGCTGAGTCCCCCTTGGCCAGCCTGGACCCCTTCATTGTGGCTTCCTTCCCCCTGATTGTGGCACACTGGGTCTTGCTAggcatctctcttctctctctctcttaa